In Microvirga lotononidis, a single genomic region encodes these proteins:
- a CDS encoding ABC transporter ATP-binding protein, protein MSDLQIVNASKTYGTVGVLNQVNLEISSGEFVVFVGPSGCGKSTLLRMISGLEEISSGEIWLDGRVVNDVDPAKRGVAMVFQNYALYPHMTVFDNMAFSLTMAGAPKKERMERVEKAAEILRLGHLLDRRPGQLSGGQKQRVAIGRAIVREPKVFLFDEPLSNLDAELRVQMRAELVQLHAKLKSTMIYVTHDQIEAMTLADKMVVMNGGVIQQVGRPLDLYDDPNNKFVAGFIGTPKMNFLNARVAQVFDDRVVLSQIGGTDTGILEVPFHQFDQSIKEVQIGVRPEHVRILGNVEPSASMPVTVALVEELGDMTVIHTDLPNGERLTAQSHGGRYAGIANACATVDATHVLVFDREGNRLRGAKLS, encoded by the coding sequence ATGTCCGACCTGCAGATCGTAAACGCATCGAAGACTTATGGAACGGTTGGTGTTCTCAACCAGGTCAACCTTGAGATTTCCTCGGGCGAATTTGTTGTCTTTGTTGGCCCCTCCGGATGCGGGAAATCCACTCTTCTGAGAATGATCTCGGGGTTAGAAGAGATCAGCTCGGGCGAGATCTGGCTCGACGGGCGGGTAGTCAACGATGTCGACCCCGCAAAACGCGGGGTCGCGATGGTGTTCCAGAACTACGCGCTCTACCCTCATATGACGGTCTTCGACAACATGGCGTTCAGCCTGACCATGGCCGGCGCTCCCAAGAAGGAGCGCATGGAGCGGGTCGAGAAGGCCGCGGAGATTCTGCGACTCGGCCACCTGCTGGATCGCCGTCCCGGTCAGCTGTCAGGCGGTCAGAAGCAGCGCGTGGCCATTGGGCGCGCCATTGTCCGGGAGCCGAAAGTGTTCCTCTTCGACGAACCCCTGTCAAATCTCGATGCCGAGTTGCGCGTCCAGATGCGCGCGGAGCTCGTGCAGCTGCATGCCAAGCTTAAGTCGACCATGATCTATGTCACGCACGACCAGATTGAGGCAATGACCCTGGCGGACAAGATGGTCGTGATGAATGGCGGCGTCATTCAGCAGGTGGGTCGTCCTCTCGATCTTTATGACGATCCGAACAACAAGTTCGTGGCCGGATTCATTGGCACGCCCAAGATGAACTTCCTGAATGCGCGTGTGGCCCAGGTATTTGACGATCGGGTGGTCCTGAGCCAAATCGGCGGCACCGACACGGGCATCCTGGAGGTTCCGTTTCATCAGTTCGATCAATCCATCAAGGAGGTTCAGATCGGCGTGCGACCGGAGCATGTCCGGATCCTCGGCAATGTTGAGCCCTCCGCATCCATGCCCGTGACGGTCGCGCTCGTCGAGGAACTCGGCGACATGACGGTCATCCATACCGACCTGCCGAACGGCGAGCGGTTGACGGCGCAGAGCCATGGCGGGCGCTATGCTGGCATTGCCAACGCCTGTGCAACGGTGGATGCCACCCATGTCCTCGTGTTCGACAGGGAAGGCAATCGTCTCAGAGGTGCGAAGCTGTCCTGA
- a CDS encoding HAD family hydrolase: protein MNQIVLTQPCAVIFDMDGLLLDTEVLYREVMAEACSELGHEMAVEIHSRLIGVPKDRGAQILLGHFGSDFPLAVFHERTAAAFAARCANAVPVKKGAHELLQELRTRGIPTAVATSTHREAALDHLHKAGLLDLFETVVTRDDVEHGKPHPESFLTAAQRLDVDPRTCWALEDSHNGVRAAHAAGMATIMIPDLLEPTAEISKLCATVLPSLLHMVGELTRVTGR, encoded by the coding sequence ATGAACCAAATCGTGCTCACGCAACCTTGCGCAGTCATCTTCGATATGGATGGCCTCCTGCTGGATACGGAAGTTCTTTATCGTGAGGTCATGGCGGAGGCCTGCTCGGAGTTGGGCCACGAGATGGCGGTAGAGATCCACAGCCGCTTGATCGGCGTTCCAAAAGATCGCGGAGCCCAGATCTTGCTCGGGCATTTCGGTTCTGACTTCCCGCTTGCCGTGTTTCACGAGCGCACCGCCGCAGCCTTTGCCGCGCGGTGCGCGAACGCCGTTCCGGTCAAAAAGGGTGCCCACGAGTTGCTCCAGGAACTTCGTACGCGGGGGATCCCGACGGCTGTGGCGACATCGACCCACCGGGAAGCGGCTCTCGATCACCTTCACAAAGCAGGTCTCCTCGACTTATTTGAGACTGTTGTCACACGCGACGATGTCGAGCACGGCAAGCCGCACCCAGAGAGCTTTCTTACGGCAGCTCAGCGACTTGATGTCGATCCCAGGACCTGTTGGGCTCTAGAAGACTCTCACAATGGAGTGCGGGCTGCTCATGCGGCTGGTATGGCAACTATCATGATACCAGACCTCTTGGAACCGACAGCAGAGATCTCGAAGCTCTGTGCCACTGTTCTTCCCAGCCTCTTGCATATGGTGGGAGAATTGACGCGGGTCACTGGACGCTAG
- a CDS encoding ROK family protein — translation MSAAMGELSKLGYVEVIGEVQGLTGRKAAMYRLGSGAGHIIAIDAGSTHIRLRVSTLDGRALYSRTYRLGSNQRHLSAEISSVVDQAVREARDKTEESWGPLRVLGIAVPTRVSDDGASNASPTRQSNLFSDFEPPNNIPLILENNVNCAAIAESKYGSASGRADFAFLQVGVKIGMGVVLKGELVRGRNGAAGEISYLPFPWTPTSEPVPEELENYIGSEAFMHRVTNAWPVDSEAPEDAAALFAMAEQGNDTAIVHIKRHAEDIGRLVAACVSIIDPGFVVLGGGIGSNPVLLPYVQEAVDRLSYPTQIVTSSLGTNATLLGIAKLAAEHAQERLMGDNAA, via the coding sequence ATGTCTGCTGCGATGGGTGAGTTGAGCAAGCTGGGCTATGTGGAAGTCATCGGGGAGGTCCAAGGCCTCACCGGGCGTAAGGCGGCCATGTATCGGCTTGGCTCAGGTGCCGGCCACATCATCGCTATCGACGCTGGCTCTACGCATATTCGGTTACGCGTCAGCACCTTGGACGGTAGAGCTCTGTATTCCCGCACCTACAGGCTCGGATCAAATCAACGGCATCTGAGTGCGGAAATCAGCAGCGTCGTCGATCAGGCCGTCCGAGAGGCTCGGGATAAGACAGAGGAGAGCTGGGGTCCGTTGCGCGTGCTCGGCATTGCCGTGCCCACGCGGGTTAGCGACGATGGCGCATCCAACGCCTCTCCCACTCGCCAGTCAAATCTCTTCAGCGATTTCGAGCCGCCGAACAATATTCCACTCATTCTTGAAAACAATGTTAACTGTGCTGCGATTGCTGAGAGCAAATACGGTTCCGCCTCAGGCCGGGCGGATTTCGCGTTTCTGCAGGTGGGCGTAAAGATCGGCATGGGAGTTGTGCTCAAGGGCGAACTCGTACGTGGGCGCAACGGGGCGGCCGGCGAAATTAGTTATCTTCCCTTCCCATGGACCCCGACCAGCGAGCCAGTTCCCGAGGAGTTGGAAAACTACATCGGCTCTGAGGCATTCATGCATCGCGTCACGAATGCTTGGCCAGTCGACAGTGAGGCTCCAGAGGATGCTGCAGCCCTATTTGCGATGGCCGAACAGGGCAATGACACAGCAATCGTTCATATAAAGCGTCACGCTGAAGACATCGGCCGCCTCGTTGCTGCGTGCGTCAGCATTATTGATCCCGGATTTGTCGTTCTGGGCGGGGGCATCGGTAGCAATCCAGTCCTCCTGCCCTATGTTCAAGAAGCAGTAGATCGCTTGAGCTACCCGACACAGATTGTGACAAGCTCACTTGGCACAAACGCTACATTGCTCGGCATCGCGAAACTGGCGGCCGAGCATGCACAGGAACGTCTCATGGGTGACAATGCAGCCTGA
- a CDS encoding carbohydrate ABC transporter permease: MEVSVARSKATGTRRASEARRRISDATVWTVLKWTIAICVAIVAIFPLWWMFNVVFSEPGVPVSINPRLYPTSISAGLRNIAIIFTETGYLRAYYISVVYTLLTIGGILLVSSMAAFEFALFDFPGKKIMFAIVMLSLMVPKAVTLVPTYLLTVQLGWLNTMQGLVVPGLASAFGLFMLVQFMKSLPTEMIEAARLDGANHFQIYLHVVLPLSRNALVTLAILTFMHTWGNFSWPLIVAPNPTMYTVGQVVGLFNAPYSHTTVDIAMTANLLAAVPPLIFFLIFQRQIVEGIASSGSKG; this comes from the coding sequence ATGGAAGTATCCGTCGCCCGATCAAAAGCGACAGGGACCAGACGGGCGTCCGAAGCACGCCGTCGCATTTCCGATGCGACTGTCTGGACTGTGCTCAAATGGACTATCGCCATCTGTGTGGCGATCGTCGCCATCTTCCCCCTCTGGTGGATGTTCAACGTCGTGTTCTCAGAACCTGGTGTTCCGGTCTCGATCAACCCGCGCCTGTATCCGACGTCGATCAGCGCTGGCCTGCGCAATATCGCGATTATCTTCACCGAAACAGGCTACCTGCGGGCGTACTATATCTCAGTTGTCTACACACTCCTGACCATCGGCGGCATCCTGCTTGTCAGTTCCATGGCGGCCTTCGAGTTCGCACTATTTGACTTCCCTGGCAAAAAGATAATGTTTGCCATCGTGATGCTATCTCTGATGGTACCAAAGGCGGTCACGCTCGTTCCAACCTACCTTCTGACAGTGCAACTGGGATGGCTGAACACGATGCAAGGGCTTGTTGTGCCAGGGCTTGCGTCAGCCTTCGGATTGTTCATGCTCGTTCAGTTCATGAAGAGTCTCCCAACCGAGATGATCGAAGCCGCGCGGCTGGATGGGGCGAACCACTTTCAAATCTATCTGCATGTCGTTCTGCCTCTGTCCAGAAATGCGCTCGTAACCCTGGCAATCCTCACCTTTATGCATACCTGGGGCAACTTTAGCTGGCCTCTCATCGTTGCGCCAAACCCAACGATGTACACCGTCGGTCAGGTAGTGGGATTGTTCAACGCTCCCTATTCACACACGACGGTTGACATCGCGATGACGGCCAACCTGCTCGCGGCGGTTCCTCCTCTGATCTTCTTCTTGATTTTCCAGCGACAGATCGTTGAGGGCATCGCTTCCTCAGGGAGCAAAGGCTGA
- a CDS encoding SIS domain-containing protein produces the protein MNFRESIDLQPERLESSRFAIAESLLRVDASPLKEGSIGFVGIGGSLYAAVAAAAEFRSRGFRACSFTPTDLLEQRSGLAESFVALSASGRSLEMVDAMRSVTGNLYAISKDSENPLSTVVQGVIVTRCGLEASPSAPSFTTTLQAVGMLADHLAGQSISAWERLPEAASKVLSSSHGTVERAAKAFANAVSIDFVGEHQLLGTAYEGALLAREAARLPASGFDLRNFLHGPVEALDERMGLVVHGSKREVKLAQDAAAFGCPTLLISDRSDVRDSANLIALHVPSVGNPLADSILQIVTVQLLVARLSAERGLANAKFRYRQADTKII, from the coding sequence ATGAACTTCCGTGAGAGCATCGACCTTCAACCAGAGCGCCTGGAATCCAGCCGCTTTGCCATCGCGGAATCGCTACTACGGGTCGACGCCTCTCCCCTAAAGGAGGGGAGCATCGGCTTTGTCGGAATTGGAGGCAGCCTATACGCCGCAGTGGCGGCTGCGGCGGAATTCCGGTCACGTGGGTTTCGGGCCTGCTCCTTCACTCCGACGGACCTGTTGGAGCAGCGGTCGGGACTGGCCGAATCCTTTGTCGCACTCTCCGCATCCGGCCGAAGCTTGGAAATGGTCGACGCGATGCGCAGTGTGACTGGCAATCTTTACGCCATTTCTAAGGATTCCGAGAACCCTCTTTCGACAGTGGTTCAAGGCGTTATTGTCACTCGCTGCGGCCTTGAGGCAAGTCCGAGCGCTCCGAGCTTCACAACGACGCTGCAGGCCGTCGGAATGCTGGCGGACCATCTTGCTGGGCAAAGCATATCGGCATGGGAGCGCCTTCCTGAGGCCGCCAGCAAAGTTCTCTCTTCTTCGCATGGGACCGTCGAGCGCGCTGCCAAGGCCTTTGCGAACGCCGTAAGCATCGACTTCGTCGGTGAGCACCAGTTGCTCGGCACGGCTTACGAAGGAGCCCTGCTTGCTCGGGAGGCCGCTCGTTTGCCCGCATCGGGCTTCGATCTGCGCAACTTCCTCCATGGACCAGTCGAAGCCCTGGATGAGCGCATGGGTTTGGTGGTTCACGGAAGCAAGCGAGAGGTCAAACTGGCCCAGGATGCAGCCGCTTTCGGATGCCCAACGCTTCTGATCTCAGATCGGAGTGACGTGCGCGACAGCGCTAATCTAATCGCACTGCATGTACCAAGCGTCGGCAATCCCTTGGCGGATAGCATTCTTCAGATCGTGACCGTCCAACTGCTCGTCGCCCGCCTTTCGGCTGAGCGGGGTCTTGCAAACGCCAAGTTTCGTTATCGCCAGGCCGATACAAAGATTATCTAG
- a CDS encoding ABC transporter substrate-binding protein, whose protein sequence is MKFNRLLSTGTLLAAAILTTGALHAQEKVVLDYWVYSDFAQGEALKLQQSFISEFEAKHPGVKINIAGKGDDDLLTGQIAGAASGTGPDVFMNSTSAGAALVQAGALKNVYEDWMAMPQEYRDQFNKDLIAMCTPKPQTMYCLPYTGFGSFMFRNLTVLKEAGIDPATPIKDWNDWVAQMEKVKAKGKYGIPDMTQVWGSFLNIYSGIAEPNEWGADFEKKKTLINPDKYAKTAELFVKMKPYSTGTSINDQATRDLFISNQLAFYINGPWANPPFEQAAKNSNLKYDWVLIPGAHEGKNGGVQGYEFIGVAPKKNAKLAWEFAAYVTEKQQMVRWAAALGRYNSNQASLTDPAVASHPLLAITYKAAKTALFNKPPFFSGVYPNSYWSAITDNASAIEDGNMTPEEGAKKLIEELNEILSDG, encoded by the coding sequence ATGAAATTCAACAGACTTCTCAGCACAGGAACGCTCCTGGCTGCGGCCATACTGACGACCGGCGCCCTGCACGCTCAGGAGAAAGTCGTTCTCGACTACTGGGTCTATTCTGATTTTGCTCAAGGCGAGGCACTCAAGCTTCAGCAGAGCTTTATCTCCGAGTTCGAGGCCAAGCACCCAGGCGTCAAGATCAACATCGCTGGGAAGGGCGACGATGACCTTCTCACTGGCCAGATCGCCGGCGCCGCCAGCGGGACGGGCCCCGATGTATTTATGAATTCCACTTCGGCCGGAGCCGCGCTCGTCCAAGCCGGTGCACTGAAGAACGTCTACGAAGACTGGATGGCGATGCCCCAGGAATACCGCGATCAGTTCAACAAGGATCTGATTGCGATGTGCACGCCTAAGCCGCAGACGATGTACTGCCTGCCCTATACGGGCTTCGGCTCTTTCATGTTCCGCAACCTGACCGTTCTCAAGGAAGCCGGCATCGATCCAGCCACTCCGATCAAGGATTGGAACGATTGGGTCGCGCAGATGGAGAAGGTCAAGGCTAAGGGTAAATACGGTATCCCGGACATGACTCAAGTTTGGGGATCCTTCCTGAACATCTACTCCGGCATCGCCGAGCCCAACGAGTGGGGAGCAGACTTCGAGAAGAAGAAGACGCTGATCAATCCTGACAAGTACGCCAAGACAGCCGAGCTGTTCGTCAAGATGAAGCCCTATTCCACGGGCACGAGCATCAATGACCAGGCCACTCGGGACCTGTTCATCAGCAACCAACTCGCGTTCTACATCAACGGCCCCTGGGCCAATCCTCCCTTCGAGCAGGCTGCCAAGAACTCGAACCTCAAGTATGACTGGGTTCTCATCCCCGGCGCCCACGAGGGGAAGAACGGCGGCGTACAGGGCTATGAATTCATCGGTGTGGCCCCCAAGAAGAACGCCAAGCTCGCATGGGAGTTCGCTGCCTACGTGACCGAAAAGCAGCAGATGGTTCGATGGGCTGCTGCACTTGGTCGCTATAATAGTAATCAGGCCTCCCTGACGGATCCGGCCGTTGCCAGCCATCCGCTCCTGGCAATCACCTATAAGGCTGCGAAGACCGCTCTCTTCAACAAGCCACCGTTCTTCTCCGGCGTGTATCCGAACAGCTATTGGTCAGCCATCACCGACAATGCGTCGGCGATTGAAGATGGGAATATGACTCCTGAAGAGGGAGCCAAGAAGCTGATTGAGGAACTCAACGAGATCCTCTCCGACGGTTGA
- a CDS encoding carbohydrate ABC transporter permease, producing the protein MSARVTKTTPHYLMLLPFMLLFAVFFLYPIVSGLIYSFFDWAGAQPTTFVALENYTKVLNSRNFNKAASNLLLYVSITVPLGLTIAFCLALLVDSFSGFWAKFFRSAFFMPVVMPLFLAATIWRWMYAPNFGLLNTILGWFGFESVQFLNNVNTMLYCLIAVDVWVSAGFNMVIILAGLKNVPKHYYEAARLDGANKLQQIFYVTIPSIRPVLFFVVTYSLISALQVFDVPWLLTGSSFAEYGGRANTLLFPVMDIMGRGFGAVKFGQAAAYGFMLTALIIAVTAVMFALRKKVGEV; encoded by the coding sequence ATGTCTGCCCGGGTGACAAAGACCACGCCGCATTACCTAATGCTGCTACCATTCATGCTTCTGTTCGCTGTATTCTTCCTTTATCCTATCGTCAGCGGATTGATTTACAGTTTCTTTGATTGGGCTGGAGCGCAGCCGACAACCTTTGTCGCATTAGAGAACTACACAAAAGTTCTCAATTCCAGAAACTTCAATAAGGCAGCGTCTAATCTTCTACTTTACGTGTCGATCACAGTTCCATTGGGACTAACAATCGCTTTCTGCCTTGCTTTGCTCGTGGACAGCTTTTCCGGCTTCTGGGCTAAGTTCTTCCGCAGTGCATTCTTCATGCCCGTCGTGATGCCGCTGTTCCTCGCAGCAACGATCTGGCGCTGGATGTATGCGCCGAATTTCGGTCTTCTGAATACTATTCTTGGATGGTTCGGCTTCGAATCGGTTCAGTTTCTTAACAACGTGAACACGATGCTGTACTGCCTGATTGCGGTCGACGTCTGGGTGTCTGCCGGGTTCAACATGGTGATTATCCTTGCGGGCCTTAAGAACGTACCGAAGCACTACTATGAGGCTGCGCGGCTGGATGGCGCCAACAAGCTCCAGCAAATTTTCTACGTCACGATCCCATCGATCCGCCCTGTCCTGTTCTTCGTCGTCACCTACAGCCTGATTTCAGCCCTTCAGGTGTTCGATGTCCCGTGGCTTCTGACTGGCTCCTCCTTCGCCGAGTATGGCGGTAGGGCCAACACTCTTCTTTTCCCAGTTATGGATATCATGGGACGTGGGTTCGGCGCGGTGAAATTCGGTCAGGCCGCTGCTTATGGCTTTATGCTGACCGCCCTTATCATTGCAGTCACAGCTGTGATGTTCGCGCTCCGCAAGAAAGTTGGTGAAGTATGA
- a CDS encoding AraC family transcriptional regulator codes for MTEATTREVRHWRIDGEIDLFDIAAPAEPGSMHCHSTYNIGAVIDGAASLETGGKIFEQPKGSIVLLNPFESHASSWTDSLNRYFVIYFSQEAWFTACSGLFPGLPLARLLGPVVQDRFLLDAMTNLRSRLLQDPQQVNIDAVTALIAACAARQRLVCDEETESSLKETARHRQLLQRSADDAFDPASNRIDEIAAEFGMSRFQFARRFRHNSGMPPRRFRVQMMVATAQRAISAGVSLVEAASIAGFSDQSHMSREFRRTYGMTPGEFQRVVASQLGAARSRFGKAKLETSPTDS; via the coding sequence ACCTGTTCGACATCGCCGCTCCGGCCGAGCCAGGCTCGATGCATTGTCATTCCACATACAATATTGGCGCGGTGATTGACGGCGCGGCCTCTTTGGAAACCGGTGGGAAGATCTTCGAGCAGCCCAAAGGCTCTATCGTCCTTCTAAATCCCTTTGAATCGCATGCCAGCTCCTGGACCGATAGCCTGAACCGCTACTTTGTGATCTACTTTTCGCAGGAAGCTTGGTTCACGGCCTGCTCAGGCTTGTTTCCAGGCCTCCCCCTGGCCCGACTGCTGGGACCCGTCGTGCAGGACAGGTTTCTTTTGGACGCAATGACGAATCTTCGGTCGCGCCTTCTTCAGGATCCGCAACAGGTCAATATCGACGCGGTCACGGCTTTGATTGCGGCCTGCGCCGCACGGCAGCGCCTGGTCTGTGATGAGGAGACGGAAAGCTCGCTGAAGGAGACCGCGCGCCATCGTCAGCTTCTGCAAAGATCAGCCGATGATGCCTTCGACCCAGCGTCGAACCGAATCGACGAGATCGCCGCAGAATTCGGGATGAGCCGCTTTCAATTCGCGCGCCGGTTTCGCCACAACAGCGGAATGCCGCCACGTCGCTTCCGTGTTCAGATGATGGTGGCGACCGCTCAACGCGCCATCTCGGCGGGTGTCAGTTTGGTCGAGGCCGCCAGCATAGCCGGGTTTAGCGACCAGAGCCACATGAGCCGTGAGTTCCGCCGGACGTACGGTATGACGCCAGGCGAGTTCCAGAGAGTCGTCGCGTCGCAATTGGGTGCTGCGCGTAGCAGATTTGGTAAGGCCAAGCTGGAAACAAGCCCCACAGATTCGTAG